A part of Deltaproteobacteria bacterium genomic DNA contains:
- a CDS encoding HAD family hydrolase gives MKNTRAVFLDRDGVINKKLRNDFVKDWREFKFIRGARKGVRLLKESGFLVVVLTNQRCISKGAGTLDKLAEIHARMAGEIIRGGGSIDAFYFCPHGIDEGCACRKPRPGMIFKAVRDFQSRGVSIDLERSFFVGDEEKDVIAGHRAGLKTVKIGDAHHLADRHAGNLLEAARLIAGTTQRA, from the coding sequence TTGAAGAACACAAGGGCAGTTTTCCTGGACAGGGACGGCGTCATAAACAAAAAGCTCAGGAACGACTTCGTCAAGGACTGGCGAGAGTTCAAGTTCATACGAGGGGCCAGGAAAGGGGTCCGGCTCCTTAAGGAGTCAGGGTTCCTTGTCGTCGTCCTTACGAACCAAAGGTGCATATCGAAAGGGGCCGGGACACTCGACAAGCTCGCGGAGATACACGCCAGGATGGCCGGCGAGATCATCCGTGGGGGAGGGAGCATAGACGCTTTCTATTTCTGCCCTCACGGGATTGACGAAGGGTGCGCGTGCAGAAAGCCCAGGCCCGGCATGATCTTCAAGGCCGTAAGGGACTTTCAATCAAGGGGTGTCTCAATAGACCTTGAGAGGAGCTTTTTTGTAGGCGACGAGGAAAAGGACGTGATAGCAGGTCACCGGGCAGGCCTCAAGACCGTGAAAATAGGCGATGCCCATCATCTGGCCGACCGGCATGCCGGTAACCTGCTCGAAGCGGCAAGGCTCATAGCCGGTACTACCCAAAGGGCTTGA
- a CDS encoding ion transporter — translation MAPQDRREDEEKWTVLRRYQELIETPLMVLGFIWLVLIVIEFTRGPGGAVVAASTAIWIIFIADFILQFALAPDKKVYIRGNLLTLVSLTVPALRILRAFKALQALRGLRAARVVRGARLVQVIGSVNRSMGILGEVLGRRKFGYVLALTAIVVVTGAAGIYVLERENDGFGTFGAALWWSAMMITTMGSQYWPQTPEGRVLCFLLAVYAFTVFGYVTAVLASLFIGLDRFRERGVEEAEIRKLREEVRAALDKSKGEK, via the coding sequence ATGGCTCCGCAAGACAGGCGTGAGGATGAAGAGAAGTGGACCGTGCTCAGGAGATACCAGGAGCTCATCGAGACCCCCTTAATGGTGCTGGGGTTCATCTGGCTCGTCCTCATCGTTATCGAGTTCACGCGCGGGCCCGGCGGGGCGGTCGTCGCGGCGAGCACTGCCATTTGGATCATATTCATAGCGGACTTTATCCTGCAGTTCGCCCTTGCCCCGGATAAGAAGGTCTACATAAGGGGCAATCTCCTTACGCTCGTGTCCCTTACAGTCCCGGCCCTCCGGATATTGAGGGCCTTCAAGGCCCTCCAGGCACTCCGGGGGCTCCGGGCGGCGCGCGTCGTAAGGGGCGCAAGGCTCGTCCAGGTCATAGGCTCCGTGAACAGGAGCATGGGCATACTCGGTGAGGTGCTGGGGAGAAGGAAGTTCGGCTATGTCCTCGCACTCACGGCCATTGTCGTCGTCACGGGAGCGGCGGGCATATACGTGCTCGAACGGGAAAACGATGGGTTCGGGACCTTCGGGGCGGCCCTCTGGTGGTCTGCGATGATGATAACCACGATGGGCTCGCAATACTGGCCGCAGACCCCTGAAGGGAGGGTGCTCTGCTTTCTCCTTGCCGTTTACGCGTTCACCGTCTTTGGGTATGTGACCGCCGTCCTCGCAAGCCTCTTCATAGGCTTGGACAGGTTCAGGGAAAGAGGCGTCGAAGAAGCCGAGATCAGGAAGCTACGCGAGGAGGTAAGGGCCGCCCTGGACAAAAGCAAGGGCGAGAAGTGA
- a CDS encoding PIG-L family deacetylase — protein sequence MTGYGPLHDGYDEAGIRAVLGNGPSTKVLVIAAHPDDEIIGMGGLLKYLTSAAFVHITDGAARDMRAARARGFRTRRDYAEARKNELQKALSRMRTAPLDLIDLGTPDLEAPYNLVTSSVALAGIIKRLEPALVLTHPYEGGHPDHDSAAFSARAALSLIESAGMAPPRLLEFTSYHADGKKLAASRFLPGTPQGLGIALTEEEKEFKACMYACYETQRGALKHFPIGIERFRPALDYDFTKPPHPGRLFYQNFDWGLKGAKWCRLAARAMDGLGLSGRKVPAGRGLLGRLISRLSA from the coding sequence ATGACCGGGTACGGGCCATTGCACGACGGCTATGATGAAGCTGGCATACGGGCGGTCCTTGGCAACGGCCCGTCCACAAAGGTGCTTGTCATAGCCGCGCACCCTGACGACGAAATCATAGGCATGGGCGGGCTCTTGAAATACCTTACGAGCGCCGCTTTCGTCCACATAACCGACGGCGCGGCAAGGGACATGCGCGCGGCCCGGGCAAGGGGTTTCCGGACGAGAAGGGATTACGCCGAAGCCCGGAAAAACGAGCTTCAAAAAGCGCTCTCCCGCATGAGGACCGCGCCGCTTGATCTCATAGACCTAGGCACGCCCGACCTGGAGGCTCCCTACAACCTCGTAACGTCGTCCGTTGCGCTTGCCGGGATAATAAAGCGCCTGGAACCGGCGCTCGTCCTCACGCACCCGTATGAGGGCGGCCACCCGGACCACGACTCCGCGGCTTTTTCAGCGCGCGCGGCCCTCTCTCTCATAGAGTCCGCCGGCATGGCGCCGCCGCGCCTTCTGGAATTCACCTCGTATCACGCTGACGGGAAAAAGCTTGCGGCCTCGCGCTTCCTGCCGGGCACCCCGCAGGGCCTCGGCATCGCGCTTACGGAGGAAGAGAAGGAATTCAAGGCATGTATGTACGCCTGCTACGAGACCCAGAGGGGCGCGCTTAAACATTTCCCGATAGGGATTGAGAGGTTCAGGCCCGCGCTGGATTACGACTTCACGAAGCCGCCTCATCCGGGGAGGCTTTTTTACCAGAACTTCGACTGGGGCCTCAAGGGAGCGAAATGGTGCCGCCTTGCTGCAAGGGCGATGGACGGACTCGGGTTATCGGGCCGGAAAGTCCCGGCAGGCCGGGGGCTCCTGGGGCGTCTTATCTCAAGGCTCTCCGCCTAA
- a CDS encoding glycosyltransferase family 2 protein, whose protein sequence is MNRNAVFPLVSVVIPTLNSGKTLDECLKSISGQDWPADKLEIIIADGGSTDYTLDMVRLAEARGPFEVRVVRNPLKTGEAGKAAGLKEARGELIAFIDSDNVLPDIGWLKRMAEPFADSGVIGAEPLEYACRAGDGFITRYCSHLGMNDPFCLFAGNYDRYSAVTGRWTEMPYRAEDKGSWFKLELDPARYPTMGANGFMVRKSALEGAGAGGYLFDIDMIRWLLRRHPGARLAKVRTGIVHIFSGDTRTFIRKQMRRIRDFRHYERLGMREYPWNGVGRHAVASFVFSCLTVLPLISQAVRGYSRKPDIAWLFHPVACWLTLIVYGLGSLSFLTGEFKREGWGQ, encoded by the coding sequence ATGAACCGTAATGCAGTGTTCCCGTTAGTCTCGGTTGTGATTCCGACCCTCAATTCCGGGAAGACCCTGGATGAGTGCCTGAAGAGTATCTCCGGGCAGGACTGGCCGGCAGACAAGCTCGAGATAATCATAGCCGACGGCGGCTCCACTGACTACACCCTCGATATGGTCAGGCTCGCCGAAGCCAGGGGCCCCTTCGAAGTCAGGGTGGTCCGGAACCCGCTAAAGACCGGCGAGGCGGGCAAAGCCGCGGGCCTTAAGGAGGCCAGGGGGGAGCTAATCGCCTTCATAGACTCGGATAACGTCCTCCCGGATATCGGATGGCTTAAGAGGATGGCCGAGCCGTTCGCCGATTCCGGCGTAATCGGCGCAGAACCGCTCGAATACGCGTGCAGGGCGGGCGACGGCTTCATAACGCGGTATTGCTCGCACCTCGGCATGAACGACCCTTTCTGCCTATTCGCTGGCAACTACGACAGGTACTCGGCCGTGACCGGAAGGTGGACCGAGATGCCCTACAGGGCGGAGGACAAGGGGAGCTGGTTCAAGCTCGAGCTCGATCCGGCCCGCTACCCTACTATGGGCGCGAACGGGTTTATGGTCCGGAAATCCGCCCTCGAAGGCGCCGGGGCAGGGGGGTATCTCTTCGACATAGACATGATACGCTGGCTCCTCAGGAGGCATCCGGGGGCACGCCTGGCCAAGGTCAGGACCGGAATCGTCCACATCTTTTCAGGCGATACGAGAACGTTTATAAGGAAGCAGATGAGGAGGATACGGGACTTCCGCCATTACGAGAGGCTCGGCATGAGGGAATACCCCTGGAACGGGGTCGGGAGGCATGCTGTCGCAAGCTTCGTCTTCTCATGCCTTACTGTGCTGCCTTTAATCTCACAGGCCGTGCGGGGGTACAGCCGCAAGCCCGACATAGCATGGCTATTTCATCCGGTAGCCTGCTGGCTAACCCTTATCGTATACGGCCTTGGGAGCCTCTCCTTTTTAACAGGGGAGTTCAAGAGGGAGGGCTGGGGCCAGTAG
- a CDS encoding oligosaccharide flippase family protein produces the protein MDRVFKNTFWLLLPSAFNKASSIALVIVLARHLGVAGFGLFSFAFFYIVFFSAVTEAGLTTVMIRRMRAEPQKAGDVYRKGLRLGVISTLASISAAIGGGAALGFERDALFITALASLGLVFSFRDVTFRWFLETPFRASLSMRVSAALGIASEGIGLLAVLGAVYTGAGVEAITAVYVLSNLPGFIILAVLSYRAAPGSTWEKVSYSGMLREALPIGLSNSLNTFYVMLGSVVLFLYGSIDAMGYYALAFRLTTSLRIVPEALMHSFFPLMASQSGQAGQGILSAYFRKSAGIMAFMAMPLAVGAVELSDEIAVLFGGGTFSPASKALGVLIWATAISFFNTCARSALNAGSHGARNLAVSSAMAAASAALSFALIPEWGLSGAAWSLVLAEGAGLAAYSAVLGRMGFAFPLGFISKCLLASACMSGCMTLLDGPLLKLSSGLAAYLAASALMTGTGPVRIARALSQRVTFL, from the coding sequence ATGGACAGGGTCTTTAAAAACACCTTCTGGCTGCTCCTTCCGAGCGCCTTCAACAAGGCCTCGAGCATCGCGCTCGTGATCGTCCTCGCCCGCCACCTCGGCGTAGCAGGTTTCGGCCTGTTCTCCTTCGCTTTTTTCTATATCGTATTTTTCAGCGCCGTTACCGAGGCGGGGCTTACTACCGTCATGATACGGCGCATGAGGGCGGAGCCCCAAAAGGCGGGGGACGTCTACCGCAAGGGGCTTAGGCTTGGCGTCATCTCGACGCTTGCATCTATCTCAGCGGCAATAGGGGGCGGGGCGGCCCTCGGCTTTGAGAGGGACGCGCTCTTTATTACGGCCCTGGCCTCTCTGGGGCTCGTCTTCTCTTTCAGGGACGTGACCTTCAGGTGGTTCCTTGAGACCCCTTTCAGGGCGTCGCTCAGTATGCGCGTAAGCGCCGCGCTGGGAATAGCATCTGAGGGCATCGGCCTTTTGGCGGTACTGGGGGCCGTCTACACGGGCGCGGGAGTAGAGGCCATAACGGCAGTCTACGTCCTCTCGAACCTCCCCGGATTCATCATCCTCGCCGTACTCTCATACAGGGCAGCTCCTGGCTCTACCTGGGAAAAGGTATCTTACTCGGGGATGCTTAGAGAGGCCCTGCCCATAGGGCTTTCCAACTCGCTCAATACGTTTTATGTCATGCTCGGCTCAGTCGTCCTCTTCCTCTACGGCAGTATCGACGCGATGGGTTATTACGCGCTCGCCTTCAGGCTCACCACCTCCCTGAGGATAGTCCCAGAGGCCCTTATGCATTCCTTTTTTCCGCTCATGGCCTCTCAATCAGGCCAGGCGGGCCAGGGGATATTGAGCGCCTATTTCAGGAAGAGCGCCGGCATAATGGCGTTCATGGCCATGCCGCTGGCCGTCGGGGCTGTCGAGCTATCGGATGAGATTGCGGTCCTTTTCGGGGGGGGCACGTTCAGCCCGGCCTCGAAGGCCTTGGGCGTCCTCATATGGGCGACCGCGATTTCATTCTTTAATACGTGCGCGAGGTCCGCGCTGAACGCGGGGTCTCACGGGGCCAGAAACCTCGCGGTCTCGTCGGCCATGGCAGCCGCTTCAGCCGCGCTTTCTTTTGCCCTCATACCCGAATGGGGGCTTTCGGGCGCGGCCTGGTCGCTCGTCCTCGCGGAAGGGGCAGGTCTCGCTGCCTATTCGGCCGTTCTCGGAAGGATGGGCTTTGCGTTCCCGCTCGGGTTTATAAGTAAGTGCCTCCTGGCCTCGGCCTGCATGTCCGGATGCATGACGCTCCTGGACGGGCCGCTCCTCA
- a CDS encoding glycosyltransferase family 2 protein, with protein sequence MRVFKGKISVIMPAYNEGHHIYENLKETHSVFKKSGRRFEIILVDDGSSDSTYAQTQRAALELGSIVPVKLSENGGKGNALREGFKRSEGDLVIFLDADLDLHPGQVISLFRAMRDTGSDVVIGSKHHAGSRISYPSSRKVLSRAYALALKALFGMPLMDTQTGLKVFTRRALEEAFPKVVCGRFAFDVELLAHAHEAGFRVTEAPVIMTFRRAAAWGRIRTTDVVRMGFDTLAIFLRLHIIRNYGTAFESGTFALKGVV encoded by the coding sequence ATGCGGGTATTCAAGGGGAAGATATCCGTCATAATGCCTGCTTACAACGAGGGGCATCACATTTACGAGAACCTCAAGGAGACCCATTCGGTCTTCAAAAAGTCAGGCCGGAGGTTCGAGATAATACTCGTCGATGACGGGAGCTCGGATTCCACGTACGCCCAGACCCAAAGGGCCGCACTGGAGCTGGGGAGCATCGTCCCCGTAAAATTAAGTGAGAACGGCGGAAAGGGCAACGCCCTTCGCGAGGGCTTCAAGCGCTCCGAGGGGGACCTGGTGATTTTCCTCGACGCGGACCTGGACCTCCATCCTGGACAGGTAATAAGCCTTTTCAGGGCCATGAGGGACACGGGGTCCGACGTGGTCATCGGCTCCAAGCACCACGCCGGCTCCAGGATAAGCTATCCTTCGTCAAGGAAGGTCCTGAGCCGGGCATACGCCCTGGCCCTCAAGGCGCTTTTCGGGATGCCCCTCATGGACACGCAGACAGGGCTTAAGGTCTTCACCCGCAGAGCGCTTGAGGAGGCGTTTCCCAAGGTGGTCTGCGGGAGATTCGCGTTCGATGTGGAGCTCCTTGCTCACGCGCACGAGGCGGGCTTCAGGGTCACCGAGGCCCCTGTCATTATGACGTTCAGAAGAGCGGCCGCGTGGGGGAGGATAAGGACGACGGACGTCGTAAGGATGGGGTTTGACACGCTCGCGATATTCCTGCGGCTCCATATCATACGGAACTATGGGACCGCTTTTGAATCGGGCACTTTCGCCCTCAAGGGCGTCGTGTGA
- a CDS encoding glycosyltransferase, protein MNPTVSIIIPVKEINDYIRESMPHILALDYDDFEVVIFPDSASEDDFPRTRIIPTGPAGPAEKRDLALKYARGEVFAFLDDDAYPARDWLRNAVRHFRKPNVAAVGGPAVTPRHDSVWQKASGSVFSSWLASGRYGYRYLPEGGVREVDDFPTVNLIIRRSSFERAGGFDTAYWPGEDTKLCHDLTRRLGERIVYDPEAMVFHHRRPLFSGHLRQVGRYAFHRGLFAKALPDTSFRLQYFVPSLFVLWLAAGGPLSFFSNSMGALYISLLSLYFLLVSSESVRIGLKEGDFRVGALSVPGIILTHIVYGLRFMQGFASRRGR, encoded by the coding sequence ATGAACCCGACCGTATCCATAATAATACCCGTAAAGGAGATAAACGATTATATAAGGGAGTCGATGCCGCACATACTCGCCCTGGACTACGATGATTTCGAGGTCGTCATATTCCCGGATTCGGCTTCGGAGGACGACTTCCCCAGGACGAGGATAATCCCGACGGGTCCGGCCGGCCCGGCCGAGAAAAGGGATCTGGCCCTTAAATACGCCAGGGGCGAGGTGTTCGCGTTCCTCGACGACGACGCGTACCCGGCCCGGGACTGGCTGAGGAATGCGGTGCGGCATTTCAGAAAACCGAACGTTGCTGCTGTCGGCGGGCCGGCCGTCACCCCCCGGCACGATTCGGTATGGCAGAAGGCCTCGGGGAGCGTCTTCTCGTCATGGCTCGCAAGCGGCAGGTACGGGTACAGGTACCTGCCCGAGGGCGGGGTTCGCGAGGTGGACGATTTCCCGACCGTTAACCTGATTATACGAAGAAGCTCCTTCGAGCGCGCCGGCGGCTTCGATACCGCATACTGGCCGGGAGAAGACACGAAGCTCTGCCACGACCTTACCAGAAGACTCGGCGAGAGGATTGTATACGACCCCGAGGCGATGGTCTTCCACCACAGGCGGCCTCTTTTTTCCGGCCACTTGAGGCAGGTCGGCAGGTACGCGTTCCACCGGGGGCTCTTCGCGAAGGCTCTCCCGGACACCTCATTCAGGCTTCAGTATTTCGTGCCGAGCCTCTTTGTCCTGTGGCTCGCGGCGGGCGGCCCCCTTTCCTTTTTCTCAAACTCCATGGGCGCGCTCTACATCTCGCTCCTCTCCCTCTATTTCCTGCTCGTCTCGTCGGAGTCAGTGAGAATAGGACTCAAGGAAGGAGACTTCCGGGTGGGCGCGCTCTCGGTCCCCGGCATAATACTCACGCACATTGTCTACGGGCTCAGGTTCATGCAAGGATTCGCATCACGGAGGGGTAGATGA
- a CDS encoding radical SAM protein, which produces MKVAISYPPLGDGSRVPLLSQNRQFQWFRNPTYIYPMVPAYAATLLRKEGFGVFWDDAIAEGLSFDEWLARIRKKRPDVIAFETKTPVVKRHWAIINLLKAEASRSSWDLKTVLMGDHVTALPEESLRNSLVDFVIAGGDYDFQLLSLAKALAASSRELAGLEAGVWFRENGRFINSGNAVKRRDLDSLPFIDRELTRWELYSSKNGNFKKKPGTYTMAGRDCWWGRCSFCSWTTMYPGRDFRSVSPERLLDEVGMLIGKYGVREIFDDSGTFPACEWLESFCKGMIERGYGRDVSFGCNMRINALGRSEYKLMAKAGFRFVLFGLESMNRATLSRLDKGLRPEQIARGFRMAKEAGLEPHVTAMVGYPWETKEDAEETIAFAREMFRKGYIDSLQATIVVPYPGTPLFEEARKNGWLTTEDWDRYDMSGSVWRSPLSDEDARTLTRGLYKAALSPAFLARKVMGIRSIDDLKFLVNAGFKLLGHLSDFKARPKGLGKDAAT; this is translated from the coding sequence ATGAAGGTCGCGATCTCCTACCCGCCCCTCGGCGACGGCTCCCGCGTGCCGCTCCTTTCGCAGAACAGGCAATTTCAGTGGTTCAGGAACCCCACGTACATCTATCCCATGGTCCCGGCCTATGCGGCAACCCTCTTGAGGAAAGAGGGCTTCGGCGTATTCTGGGATGATGCCATAGCGGAGGGCCTCTCTTTTGATGAATGGCTCGCCAGGATACGGAAGAAAAGGCCCGACGTCATCGCCTTCGAGACCAAGACGCCTGTCGTAAAGAGGCACTGGGCCATCATAAACCTCTTGAAGGCAGAGGCATCGAGGTCTTCATGGGACCTGAAGACCGTGCTGATGGGCGACCACGTTACGGCGCTTCCCGAGGAGTCTCTCCGGAACTCTCTCGTAGACTTCGTGATAGCCGGCGGGGACTATGATTTCCAGCTCTTAAGCCTTGCTAAAGCGCTCGCTGCCTCTTCCAGGGAGCTTGCCGGGCTTGAAGCCGGCGTATGGTTCAGGGAGAACGGCAGGTTCATTAACTCGGGAAACGCCGTAAAAAGACGCGACCTGGACTCGCTCCCGTTCATAGACAGGGAGCTTACGAGATGGGAACTTTACAGCTCAAAAAACGGGAATTTCAAGAAAAAGCCCGGCACCTACACCATGGCGGGAAGGGATTGCTGGTGGGGCAGATGCAGCTTCTGCTCGTGGACGACCATGTACCCGGGGAGGGACTTTAGAAGCGTTTCCCCGGAAAGGCTCCTCGACGAGGTTGGGATGCTCATCGGTAAATACGGCGTAAGGGAGATATTCGACGACAGCGGGACCTTTCCAGCATGCGAATGGCTCGAATCCTTCTGCAAGGGCATGATAGAGCGCGGATACGGGAGGGACGTCTCGTTCGGCTGCAACATGAGGATAAACGCGCTCGGGAGATCCGAGTACAAGCTGATGGCAAAGGCGGGCTTCAGGTTCGTGCTCTTCGGGCTTGAGTCCATGAACCGCGCTACCCTTTCGAGGCTCGATAAGGGACTCCGGCCCGAGCAGATAGCGAGGGGCTTCAGGATGGCAAAGGAAGCCGGGCTCGAACCGCATGTAACGGCCATGGTCGGCTATCCCTGGGAGACGAAGGAGGACGCGGAAGAGACAATAGCCTTCGCAAGGGAAATGTTCAGGAAGGGGTACATAGACTCTCTCCAGGCGACGATCGTTGTCCCGTATCCCGGCACCCCGCTTTTCGAGGAAGCGAGGAAGAACGGATGGCTCACGACCGAGGACTGGGACCGATATGACATGAGCGGCTCGGTCTGGCGCTCCCCTCTTTCTGACGAAGACGCGAGGACGCTTACTCGGGGGCTCTACAAGGCGGCGCTCAGCCCGGCGTTCCTGGCGAGGAAGGTCATGGGCATAAGGAGCATCGACGACCTCAAGTTCCTGGTGAACGCGGGGTTTAAGCTCCTCGGTCACCTCTCGGACTTCAAGGCGAGGCCAAAAGGGCTCGGGAAAGACGCGGCCACTTAG